A single genomic interval of Halalkalibaculum roseum harbors:
- a CDS encoding DUF2267 domain-containing protein — MNDTKKEVKWYEPLPGDEEKGEVHDEKVKRSTVGPEEKEEAGVNLKKFTSEFDYWLHAIAVEMGREDRPDIAFQALRSVLHTIRDRSTPSEVFDLSAQLPLMVRGVFFEGYNLKDKPEKLDADEFLETIEMGFFGNTSIDAEVALQAVLKLLYQKISEGEMEDIYSGMPKDIKELWRNSLKN; from the coding sequence ATGAATGACACAAAAAAAGAGGTAAAGTGGTACGAACCGTTACCGGGTGATGAAGAGAAGGGTGAAGTTCACGATGAAAAGGTGAAAAGATCAACCGTGGGACCGGAAGAAAAGGAGGAGGCCGGGGTAAACTTAAAAAAATTTACAAGTGAGTTTGATTATTGGTTGCACGCCATTGCGGTGGAAATGGGCCGGGAAGATCGCCCGGACATCGCTTTTCAGGCCCTGCGAAGTGTTCTGCATACCATCCGTGATCGATCTACTCCAAGTGAGGTATTTGATCTATCAGCCCAGTTGCCGCTTATGGTCAGGGGGGTGTTCTTTGAAGGTTATAATCTAAAGGATAAACCCGAGAAACTGGATGCTGATGAGTTTCTGGAAACCATTGAGATGGGCTTTTTCGGGAATACCTCGATAGATGCCGAAGTTGCCTTACAGGCTGTGCTAAAGCTGCTCTATCAAAAGATCAGTGAAGGTGAGATGGAGGATATTTACAGCGGTATGCCAAAAGATATCAAAGAGCTATGGAGGAATAGCCTGAAAAATTGA